The Hahella sp. HNIBRBA332 genome window below encodes:
- a CDS encoding ABC transporter ATP-binding protein, whose product MVASAPLLEAKDLSCGYGDQAVVSHLSFQLNKGEIASLLGPSGCGKTTVLRVLAGFQPVFAGEVRVNGAPVSTPSTTVPTEKRQVGMVFQDYALFPHLSVAANIKFGLHNRSATEADAKLRDMLELTGMTAYANAYPHQLSGGQQQRVALARALAPDPVLLLMDEPFSNLDAELRSRLSLDVREILKKRDITAILVTHDQNEAFAMADHVGILHGGGLQQWDTPYNLYHEPANRFVANFIGRGALLPGVLTTHDSVETELGVIRGNRAYPWNPQQAVEVLIRPDDLVFDDTSPQKAKIIDKIFAGSSTLYRLLLSSGRKLEALTPSHQDFPVDAEVAIRLKAEHLIAFKK is encoded by the coding sequence ATGGTAGCGAGCGCCCCCCTGCTGGAGGCAAAAGACCTTAGCTGCGGCTATGGTGACCAGGCAGTCGTATCTCACCTGTCTTTTCAGCTGAACAAAGGCGAAATAGCCAGTTTGCTTGGCCCCAGCGGCTGTGGCAAGACAACAGTTCTACGTGTACTGGCGGGCTTTCAGCCCGTCTTTGCAGGAGAAGTGAGAGTAAACGGCGCGCCGGTTTCTACGCCATCCACCACCGTACCGACGGAGAAACGCCAAGTCGGCATGGTGTTCCAGGATTATGCGCTATTCCCTCATCTAAGCGTCGCGGCGAATATCAAGTTTGGCCTGCACAACCGTTCCGCGACGGAGGCGGACGCCAAGCTGAGAGACATGCTGGAGCTTACCGGCATGACAGCTTACGCCAATGCTTATCCTCATCAACTTTCAGGAGGCCAGCAGCAACGTGTCGCCCTGGCTCGCGCGCTTGCGCCAGATCCAGTGCTGCTGCTAATGGATGAACCCTTCTCCAATCTGGATGCGGAGCTTCGTTCGCGCCTCAGTCTGGACGTCAGGGAAATACTCAAAAAGCGGGACATTACAGCTATTTTAGTGACCCACGACCAAAACGAAGCCTTTGCCATGGCTGATCATGTTGGCATTTTGCATGGAGGAGGCTTACAGCAGTGGGATACGCCCTATAATCTGTATCACGAACCCGCCAACCGCTTTGTCGCCAACTTTATCGGCCGCGGAGCCTTATTACCTGGCGTATTGACCACCCATGACAGCGTTGAAACTGAACTTGGCGTCATTCGCGGCAACAGGGCTTACCCCTGGAATCCGCAGCAGGCCGTTGAAGTATTGATCCGTCCTGACGATTTGGTATTCGACGACACCTCCCCTCAGAAAGCCAAGATTATCGACAAGATATTCGCTGGCTCCTCGACACTCTATCGGCTCCTACTCAGCTCGGGGCGCAAACTGGAAGCACTGACGCCCAGCCACCAGGACTTTCCTGTTGATGCGGAAGTCGCCATCCGCCTGAAGGCCGAGCATTTGATCGCGTTTAAAAAATAA
- a CDS encoding carbohydrate binding domain-containing protein, protein MNFSKAAALMFAASVGAGSAHAKNTVDVLVLYIDQATQTSNGRDIDARIASYIEYSNQAYENSNVDMRLRLVGSEKINSNYVYVNSSNLDSFSRNSTVASLRQKYGADLVTLINLREPMNGGYVCGIGYVPPGNASSGQLYSNAASAGFSLVGVDCGYSTFTHELGHNMSLGHSYVQNSQGGIWSWARGHGVYGSFSTIMAYPHAYNTRNQLQMISNPDINKCEGQACGVSAGQSNGADAAQNLRKIGDQIAAFFPTKIDDGGDGDDNGGDDNGGDDGGDNGDNGDDTTVCSKPELNDNLVEDGDFNELSSWTSYSNAGDLGQAYLKKDCGRDYILEITNRSAYYSGAYQKLTGKLKAGVEYKLTAKLGLGENGSRENMRVVFKISDDSGTHYQYLSRASFTSSEMSKYERTFTLDAKGSIRDVGMLIYGASAGVDMLVDEVKIVPLNRDGDDGDDNGGDTNNPGGKEIINEGFENGTRGWSNYFGTRLYLSDTAASGKYSLLSSYRYRWYSGPGFNAHGLLEAGKPYQVSADVYLTSSRRSSDKAELWVYYVDNSGGHWKKLGGQDIATSQWQNISGELNLSPNGTISQLRLHVIGAQPSTSMYIDNLKVISK, encoded by the coding sequence ATGAATTTTAGTAAAGCCGCCGCCCTCATGTTCGCCGCCAGCGTCGGAGCTGGCTCCGCGCATGCGAAGAACACCGTAGACGTACTGGTTTTGTACATTGACCAAGCGACACAGACCTCCAACGGTCGCGATATCGACGCCCGTATTGCGTCTTATATCGAGTACAGCAACCAAGCCTACGAGAACAGTAATGTTGATATGCGTCTGCGCCTTGTCGGCTCGGAAAAGATCAACTCAAACTATGTTTATGTAAACAGCTCCAACTTAGATTCCTTCAGTCGCAATAGCACTGTTGCCTCACTGCGTCAGAAGTATGGCGCCGATCTGGTAACCCTGATCAACCTGCGCGAACCCATGAATGGCGGCTATGTGTGCGGTATCGGTTATGTTCCACCAGGAAACGCCAGCTCAGGGCAGCTTTACAGCAACGCCGCGTCAGCCGGTTTCAGTCTGGTCGGCGTAGATTGCGGATACAGCACTTTCACACACGAACTTGGCCATAACATGAGCCTTGGCCATTCCTACGTTCAAAACTCGCAAGGCGGCATCTGGTCATGGGCCCGCGGCCACGGCGTGTACGGCTCATTCAGTACGATCATGGCCTACCCACACGCTTACAACACCCGTAACCAGCTGCAGATGATCTCCAACCCTGACATCAATAAATGCGAAGGTCAGGCTTGCGGCGTCAGCGCCGGACAGAGCAACGGCGCCGATGCGGCGCAAAACCTGCGTAAGATTGGCGATCAGATCGCAGCATTCTTCCCCACCAAGATCGACGACGGTGGAGATGGCGACGACAACGGCGGGGATGATAATGGCGGAGATGACGGCGGCGATAATGGAGACAACGGCGACGACACTACCGTATGCAGCAAGCCGGAGTTGAACGACAACCTGGTAGAAGACGGCGACTTCAATGAGCTGTCCAGCTGGACAAGCTACAGCAATGCTGGCGATCTGGGGCAGGCTTACCTTAAGAAAGACTGCGGCCGCGACTATATTCTGGAAATTACCAATCGCTCAGCCTATTACTCTGGCGCTTACCAGAAATTAACAGGCAAACTGAAAGCTGGCGTTGAATACAAGTTAACCGCCAAGCTCGGCCTGGGTGAAAACGGCAGCCGTGAGAATATGCGCGTTGTATTTAAAATATCCGATGACAGCGGCACGCACTATCAGTACCTCTCCCGCGCCTCTTTCACCAGCAGCGAAATGTCCAAGTATGAACGCACCTTTACGCTGGACGCCAAAGGCTCAATCCGTGACGTAGGCATGTTGATTTACGGCGCCAGCGCTGGCGTAGACATGCTGGTTGACGAAGTGAAGATTGTTCCTCTCAACCGCGACGGTGACGATGGCGACGACAACGGCGGCGACACTAACAATCCCGGCGGCAAAGAAATCATCAATGAAGGGTTTGAGAATGGAACTCGCGGCTGGAGCAACTATTTCGGAACCAGACTTTACCTGAGCGACACCGCCGCTTCGGGCAAGTACAGCCTGCTCAGCAGCTACCGCTATCGCTGGTACTCTGGTCCTGGATTCAATGCACATGGCCTGTTGGAAGCTGGCAAGCCTTATCAGGTCAGCGCTGACGTTTACCTGACCAGCAGCCGCCGTTCGTCCGATAAAGCAGAATTGTGGGTTTACTACGTTGATAATTCCGGTGGCCACTGGAAGAAACTGGGCGGCCAGGATATCGCCACCTCGCAATGGCAGAACATTAGCGGCGAGTTGAACCTGTCTCCGAATGGGACTATCTCTCAGCTGCGTCTGCATGTGATTGGCGCACAACCATCCACCAGCATGTACATCGACAACCTGAAAGTGATCAGCAAGTAG
- a CDS encoding ATP-binding protein, giving the protein MNNVFLRVYSGVALSLLVYAVIALGLFHSINAVRYLQYREQRVAPLFNWVIEQPEERLEFLKSITTADLTFDLLAPAEFEFSRLERERLAYGQTIVLSNNAGIHAFAQAGPDKMLGAYFADLPLESALWAARLISLQTRAVAKESREDTLLELGRAFNLSASLAPLSVIAEWPANIQGRFLKEGWTSLPSQGRKGDALAVSFDKQFILQIDPVPTFNPWAWPVLTTLIVAGLVCIGATLYLLLEKLERRLRKLETVASRIARGELDARVDDNRFDAVGRLGTVFNRMAEHIQRLVAVQREMIHAVSHELRTPVARIRFGVQMIEDSTEDQFLHKQLSGIDSDIQELNELIDEILTYARLEQGGPILDFQEANVKDIVNQVVGEQSSVKPNLEISAEFVRGSDRWKVSEVEPRYIHRSVQNLVGNATRYAKSKVVVHCNFGQETCRIDVEDDGPGIPESDWERVFTAFARLDDSRTRSSGGYGLGLSIVRRILYWHGGQAFVGRSENLGGAKFSLVWPRKQGA; this is encoded by the coding sequence GTGAATAACGTCTTTCTGCGCGTATACAGCGGCGTTGCGTTATCGTTGCTTGTATATGCAGTTATAGCACTGGGCCTTTTCCACTCCATCAACGCCGTGCGCTACCTGCAGTATCGTGAACAACGCGTGGCGCCGCTATTCAACTGGGTCATAGAACAGCCGGAAGAACGGCTGGAATTCCTTAAATCCATCACCACCGCCGATCTGACATTTGATTTGCTCGCTCCAGCGGAGTTTGAGTTCAGCCGGTTGGAGCGGGAGCGCCTGGCCTACGGGCAAACCATCGTGCTCTCCAATAACGCCGGCATACATGCCTTCGCTCAAGCTGGTCCAGATAAAATGCTGGGCGCCTATTTCGCCGACCTGCCATTGGAAAGCGCTTTGTGGGCGGCGCGACTGATTTCGTTGCAGACTCGCGCTGTCGCCAAGGAGTCTCGTGAAGACACGCTGTTGGAGTTGGGAAGGGCCTTCAACCTGTCAGCAAGCCTTGCCCCCCTTAGTGTGATTGCAGAGTGGCCCGCTAACATTCAGGGACGCTTTCTAAAAGAGGGATGGACCTCATTGCCGTCGCAAGGGCGCAAAGGCGATGCGCTGGCTGTCTCTTTCGATAAGCAGTTCATCTTACAAATTGACCCAGTGCCGACTTTCAATCCCTGGGCCTGGCCGGTGTTGACGACGCTGATTGTCGCCGGGCTGGTATGTATCGGCGCCACACTTTATTTGCTGCTGGAAAAGCTTGAGCGCCGCTTGCGTAAACTGGAAACCGTGGCCAGTCGCATTGCGCGAGGAGAGTTGGACGCCAGGGTGGATGACAACCGGTTTGACGCCGTTGGTCGCCTTGGAACGGTATTTAACCGCATGGCGGAGCATATTCAGCGATTGGTGGCGGTGCAGCGGGAAATGATTCATGCGGTATCGCACGAATTGCGTACGCCGGTCGCCCGCATCCGCTTTGGCGTGCAGATGATTGAAGACAGTACTGAAGATCAGTTCCTGCACAAGCAGTTGTCGGGAATCGATTCGGATATACAGGAACTCAACGAGCTGATTGATGAAATCCTCACATACGCCCGTTTGGAGCAGGGCGGGCCTATCCTGGACTTCCAGGAAGCGAACGTTAAAGACATTGTCAATCAGGTGGTGGGAGAGCAGAGTTCTGTTAAACCAAACCTGGAAATCAGCGCTGAATTTGTACGAGGTTCGGATCGCTGGAAAGTGTCTGAGGTCGAGCCCCGCTATATTCATCGCTCCGTGCAGAATTTAGTGGGCAATGCAACGCGCTACGCTAAATCCAAAGTAGTTGTGCATTGTAATTTCGGCCAGGAAACCTGCCGTATTGATGTTGAAGACGATGGTCCGGGCATTCCTGAGTCGGATTGGGAGCGCGTGTTTACGGCATTCGCCAGGCTAGATGATAGCCGCACCCGTAGTTCCGGTGGATACGGTTTGGGTCTTTCCATTGTTCGTCGAATTCTATACTGGCATGGCGGCCAAGCTTTTGTCGGTCGCAGCGAAAACCTTGGCGGCGCCAAGTTCAGTCTGGTCTGGCCCCGTAAACAAGGGGCATAA
- a CDS encoding response regulator, with protein sequence MDTNEAWRILIVEDDERLADLTKEYLESNGLMVSVEPNGSKAVERIQNEQPDLVVLDLMLPGEDGLSICRKVRPSYNGPILMLTARTDDLDQVLGLEMGADDYMCKPVRPRVLLARIRALLRRVKEQGEAAAESPVAEQSGDGPVRLIFNNLVIDRSMREAWLEDQSIDLTSAEFDLLWLLASSAGRVLSREEIFTALRGIEYDGQDRSIDVRVSRIRPKIGDDPVHPRRIKTVRSKGYLFVKEA encoded by the coding sequence GTGGATACTAATGAAGCTTGGCGCATATTGATCGTTGAAGATGATGAACGTTTGGCCGATCTTACCAAAGAGTATCTTGAATCGAATGGCTTGATGGTTTCCGTTGAGCCCAATGGCAGTAAAGCTGTTGAGAGAATTCAGAATGAGCAACCCGATCTGGTCGTATTGGATTTGATGCTGCCGGGCGAAGACGGTCTTTCCATTTGCCGTAAAGTACGACCGAGTTATAACGGCCCCATTCTGATGCTGACAGCGCGTACAGATGACCTGGACCAGGTATTGGGCCTGGAAATGGGTGCGGATGATTATATGTGTAAGCCGGTGCGCCCGCGGGTGTTGCTGGCGAGAATCCGTGCGTTGCTGCGCAGGGTGAAGGAGCAGGGCGAAGCGGCCGCAGAGTCGCCGGTCGCCGAACAGTCCGGAGACGGCCCGGTGCGTCTGATATTCAATAACCTGGTAATCGATCGCTCTATGCGCGAAGCCTGGTTGGAAGATCAGAGCATCGACTTGACCAGCGCGGAATTCGATTTATTGTGGTTGCTGGCCAGCAGCGCCGGCAGGGTGCTCAGCCGGGAAGAGATTTTCACCGCACTGCGCGGTATTGAGTATGATGGGCAGGACCGCTCCATCGACGTCAGAGTTTCCCGTATTCGACCCAAGATTGGGGACGATCCGGTGCATCCCAGACGAATCAAAACGGTGCGTAGCAAAGGATACCTCTTCGTTAAAGAAGCCTAA
- a CDS encoding GNAT family N-acetyltransferase codes for MHTSGQRVVLAKAESKKAELFVRVAQRSEEVIMAQQLRYRIFTEEFGANLHSPVPGLDCDSFDPFCDHLLVKDNISGQVVATTRLLADDKARLAGSFYSESEFDLSAIYQLPGRKLEIGRTCVHPAFRNGATLALLWSGIAKYVIDNEFDYLLGCGSISVIEGTAEAWSITRQLQERCLTAENARVIPKRTLPQPAGPVPSKSAVPPLIRAYMRLGAQIGGDPCWDPDFQCADLFILLHIDALAARYAKHFMKEAQA; via the coding sequence ATGCACACATCAGGTCAGCGAGTCGTCTTAGCCAAGGCGGAATCAAAGAAAGCGGAGCTCTTCGTTCGCGTGGCGCAGCGTAGTGAAGAGGTGATCATGGCGCAGCAACTGCGCTACCGGATATTTACGGAAGAGTTCGGCGCCAACCTCCATAGCCCGGTTCCAGGACTGGATTGCGATAGTTTCGATCCTTTTTGCGATCACCTGTTGGTGAAAGACAACATCAGCGGACAAGTGGTGGCCACCACTCGTTTGCTTGCCGATGACAAAGCCAGACTGGCGGGCAGTTTCTATTCTGAAAGCGAGTTCGATCTCAGCGCAATCTATCAGCTGCCGGGACGCAAACTGGAAATTGGCCGCACCTGCGTGCATCCGGCTTTCCGCAACGGAGCCACCCTGGCGTTGTTGTGGTCCGGCATCGCCAAGTACGTCATTGATAATGAATTCGACTATTTATTGGGATGCGGCTCTATTAGCGTGATAGAGGGTACGGCGGAAGCCTGGTCTATCACGCGCCAGTTACAGGAGCGCTGCCTCACGGCGGAAAACGCCAGAGTCATCCCCAAACGGACCTTGCCCCAGCCTGCGGGCCCTGTTCCCAGCAAGTCGGCGGTTCCTCCTTTGATCCGTGCTTATATGCGCCTAGGCGCCCAGATTGGCGGCGATCCATGCTGGGATCCTGATTTCCAATGCGCCGATTTGTTTATTTTGCTGCACATCGATGCACTGGCTGCTCGCTACGCGAAGCACTTTATGAAAGAAGCACAAGCCTGA
- a CDS encoding 1-acyl-sn-glycerol-3-phosphate acyltransferase: MNSVRLFLRASILIPYLMWGAVLAAVVSVIDAIKPGRLQRAPIARFWLAGLCRVLNLRIHASGELHDGPVMVISNHISWLDIPVLGAIKPLHFLSKAEVRSWPFIGWLAAQAGTLFITRGGGKARQVVTELESCMRDGATTLIFPEGTTTDGQRVKKFHGRLLNAAIQAQVPIQPITLHYRRDNVPDAYAPFIGDDEFVSHLVRLMKATPTDVYVAIHPVMEVAMDTPAESVARTAQQQVETSLQQMYWSNDPKPDWALADGVA; the protein is encoded by the coding sequence ATGAATTCAGTACGCCTGTTCCTGAGAGCCTCGATTCTGATCCCCTACCTGATGTGGGGCGCAGTGCTTGCCGCGGTTGTGAGCGTCATTGACGCCATCAAGCCAGGCCGACTGCAGCGCGCGCCAATCGCTCGCTTCTGGCTGGCGGGTTTATGCCGGGTACTGAACCTGCGCATTCACGCTTCCGGTGAACTCCATGACGGGCCGGTGATGGTGATCAGCAACCATATTTCATGGCTGGATATTCCGGTTCTCGGCGCTATTAAGCCGTTACACTTTCTGTCCAAAGCGGAAGTCAGAAGCTGGCCATTCATTGGCTGGCTGGCGGCGCAGGCCGGCACCTTATTCATTACTCGAGGCGGCGGTAAGGCGCGGCAAGTGGTGACGGAACTGGAATCCTGCATGCGCGACGGCGCCACGACGTTGATTTTCCCAGAAGGCACAACGACAGACGGCCAGCGGGTCAAGAAATTCCATGGTCGTCTATTGAATGCCGCGATTCAGGCGCAAGTTCCGATACAACCCATCACTCTGCATTACCGACGGGACAATGTGCCGGATGCTTATGCGCCTTTTATCGGTGACGACGAATTCGTGTCGCATTTGGTAAGACTGATGAAAGCCACGCCGACAGATGTCTACGTGGCGATTCACCCGGTCATGGAAGTCGCAATGGATACGCCTGCGGAAAGCGTCGCCAGGACGGCTCAACAGCAGGTTGAAACATCGCTGCAGCAAATGTACTGGAGCAACGATCCCAAGCCTGACTGGGCGTTAGCCGACGGCGTAGCCTGA
- a CDS encoding peptidylprolyl isomerase → MRPKVFTVDYNLKNAEGEVVDTSFGGEPLVFMQGAGQVTPGFEQGLAEHTAGDVVSLTIPPELAYGALKEELVQLVPANQFEGVDELKPGMLFQTQSGDERKVIKVVSLHGEKVLVDANHPLAGLTLYFEVHVRSVREATDDEIKSGYAVG, encoded by the coding sequence ATGCGACCGAAAGTTTTTACCGTGGATTACAACCTGAAAAACGCCGAAGGAGAGGTGGTCGACACGTCATTTGGCGGCGAGCCTCTGGTGTTCATGCAGGGCGCGGGGCAGGTGACCCCAGGGTTTGAGCAAGGGTTGGCGGAGCATACCGCAGGCGATGTTGTATCGCTGACGATTCCTCCTGAGCTGGCTTATGGCGCCCTGAAGGAAGAACTGGTGCAATTGGTGCCAGCCAATCAGTTTGAAGGCGTTGACGAATTAAAGCCGGGCATGCTGTTTCAGACTCAATCCGGGGACGAGCGCAAAGTGATCAAGGTGGTCAGCCTCCACGGAGAAAAAGTGCTTGTGGACGCCAACCATCCTCTGGCGGGATTGACTCTATACTTCGAAGTTCACGTCAGATCGGTGCGCGAAGCCACCGATGACGAAATCAAATCAGGCTACGCCGTCGGCTAA
- a CDS encoding acetyl-CoA hydrolase/transferase C-terminal domain-containing protein has translation MSQERPRTFRKLSDCVDAIIERVGKKIVLGLPLGLGKPVPLVNAIYQRAKDDASLSLKIVTALSLEKPVGRSKLERNFLEPFVERQFAGVPDLDYVLDLRNNSLPRNVEVAEFFFKAGSYLNNARQQQNYMSSNYTHAARDLIANGVNVVLQMLAYREIDGKPYYSFSCNPDLSIDLEPMLHELAAQGAPIAIVGMVNRRLPFMHNHAVLEPERVDFVVDSRDFDHPLFATPNMTISPSDHFIGFHASTLIRDGGTLQVGIGSLGSALVYSTILRREQNQVYRELMRDLDLCDKFPVVEAIGGDDPLSQGLYGCSEMMVDGFMYLYKAGILTREVFDDLVLQRLLNQGDISTKVDLRILDALVDADVIHAKLRARDVQYLIKYGIFKPQVEFKGGALVWQGEPIEPDLSSQEARTKIEAICLGESLKGGVVMHGGFFLGPQRFYDMLHGLSDEEHQKFCMTSVNFINHLYDHKFGAQALKVAQRAESRFINSAMMVTLNGAVISDGLCNGKVVSGVGGQYNFVAMAHEIPQARSIIKLKSTRNSGGRSLSNIIFNYGHMTIPRHLRDIFVTEYGIADVRGKSDKDVYIELIKVADSRFQDELLQQAKHAGKVPADYILPEAYRSNTPEKLRTLHQKYSAKGLFPAFPFGCEFTEEELKIGKALKALKAKTSTKLGLAQALWRAFHVRETPLELAPILKRMKLDQPQEIRERMEQKLLIAEMAG, from the coding sequence ATGAGTCAAGAACGTCCACGGACCTTCAGGAAGTTGTCCGATTGCGTCGACGCTATTATTGAAAGAGTGGGGAAAAAGATCGTGCTTGGCCTGCCTCTTGGCCTGGGTAAGCCTGTTCCTCTCGTGAATGCGATCTACCAGCGGGCCAAAGATGACGCCAGTCTTAGTTTGAAAATTGTCACCGCACTGTCTCTGGAAAAGCCGGTTGGCCGCAGCAAATTAGAGCGCAACTTCCTGGAACCTTTCGTCGAACGGCAATTCGCCGGCGTCCCCGACTTGGACTACGTGCTTGACCTTCGTAACAACAGTCTGCCCCGTAATGTGGAGGTGGCGGAGTTCTTTTTTAAAGCCGGCAGCTATTTGAACAACGCCCGGCAACAGCAGAATTACATGAGCAGCAACTACACTCACGCCGCAAGAGATCTGATTGCTAACGGCGTTAATGTGGTGCTGCAGATGTTGGCCTATCGCGAAATCGATGGTAAGCCCTACTATAGCTTCAGCTGTAATCCGGATCTGTCCATCGACCTGGAGCCCATGCTGCACGAACTAGCTGCGCAGGGGGCGCCGATCGCTATAGTGGGTATGGTCAATCGCCGTTTGCCTTTTATGCACAATCATGCCGTACTGGAGCCAGAGCGGGTTGATTTCGTAGTGGATAGCCGGGACTTTGATCATCCTCTGTTCGCGACGCCTAACATGACTATATCTCCTTCGGATCACTTTATTGGTTTCCACGCCAGTACGCTGATTCGTGACGGCGGCACGCTGCAAGTGGGGATCGGTTCTCTAGGCAGCGCATTGGTTTACAGCACGATCCTGCGCAGGGAGCAGAATCAGGTATACCGTGAACTGATGCGGGATCTGGACTTGTGTGACAAGTTTCCGGTCGTTGAAGCCATTGGCGGAGATGATCCTTTGTCCCAAGGATTATATGGATGCAGTGAGATGATGGTCGATGGCTTTATGTATCTCTATAAGGCTGGCATTCTCACCCGTGAAGTCTTTGATGACCTGGTTCTGCAAAGGCTGCTGAATCAGGGGGATATCTCCACCAAGGTGGATCTGCGCATCCTGGACGCGCTGGTCGACGCGGATGTCATTCATGCCAAACTGCGCGCCCGGGATGTGCAGTATTTGATTAAGTACGGCATTTTCAAACCCCAGGTTGAATTCAAAGGCGGTGCGTTGGTATGGCAAGGGGAGCCGATCGAACCGGATTTAAGTTCTCAGGAAGCGCGTACGAAGATCGAAGCGATCTGCCTGGGCGAGAGTTTGAAAGGCGGGGTTGTCATGCATGGCGGCTTTTTCCTGGGCCCGCAACGCTTTTATGACATGTTGCATGGGCTCAGCGACGAAGAGCATCAAAAGTTTTGCATGACCAGCGTCAACTTCATTAATCACCTGTATGACCACAAGTTTGGCGCACAGGCGTTGAAGGTGGCGCAGCGCGCCGAGTCCCGCTTCATCAACTCCGCGATGATGGTGACGTTGAACGGCGCGGTGATTTCGGACGGGCTGTGCAATGGGAAAGTGGTCAGCGGCGTTGGGGGGCAGTATAACTTTGTCGCTATGGCTCACGAGATCCCTCAGGCGCGTTCCATCATCAAGCTGAAATCCACACGTAACTCCGGTGGGCGCAGTCTCTCCAACATTATTTTCAACTATGGGCATATGACGATACCCCGTCATTTGCGGGATATTTTCGTGACTGAATACGGCATTGCCGATGTGCGCGGCAAATCGGATAAAGATGTGTACATCGAGCTGATCAAAGTCGCAGATTCACGCTTTCAGGATGAGTTGCTACAACAGGCGAAGCACGCGGGTAAAGTGCCGGCGGACTATATTCTGCCGGAGGCCTACCGTAGCAATACGCCCGAAAAACTCCGCACCTTGCATCAAAAGTACAGCGCCAAAGGCCTGTTCCCCGCCTTTCCGTTCGGGTGTGAGTTTACCGAGGAAGAGCTGAAGATAGGCAAAGCGCTGAAGGCGTTGAAAGCGAAAACTTCAACCAAGTTAGGCTTGGCGCAGGCGCTGTGGCGCGCTTTTCATGTGCGGGAGACGCCATTGGAGCTTGCGCCGATACTCAAGCGTATGAAATTGGATCAGCCCCAGGAAATCAGAGAACGCATGGAGCAGAAGCTGTTGATTGCGGAAATGGCTGGCTGA